The following are encoded together in the Drosophila sechellia strain sech25 chromosome 3R, ASM438219v1, whole genome shotgun sequence genome:
- the LOC6614119 gene encoding verprolin isoform X7, whose translation MLRERRRHAHYKLNSRLDRKSSRGMIYENEELRLRTININAEVERGQSDIKRLRRENEQLRREIWTLRDECDRLNKRFKAKLNEHEFGGCRGSGGSGGTCHAYRCSGGGRGSGGCDANSDDSDSCDTCRGADDGHCSDECCQEGGSCAPPKPPLPPEVPSHPSQSKNEDGNSTNQTKEPQPMHFDHLSVVSEETLSNPELMHVQQQEHLTIFPPPDAHGSQSTLPSMMGPLTPLTPIELVANQLNDLQAMVPPLSYFENILSQHMGARNAAQTPSPELGTSSSTTTGKTMRHTNGWDYNLQSPFTQRKYNEPSSPSRSPPPPVSTMTTFVPTSTLQTMPKIALNAPPHPHLADGGDIETVAITTNAAQHALNSPKHFFAPIKPRLKLNTKLANQGQDLEQDDLPPGSPPPPLRYPPDIFVNNALASPYQRQVSPQTDSVNLESILNDIETISEDILAIQLEKSKSRDNLSHNNNKDDERAKKPYRSEMNLYLQYDGTSPTISPATTDTQTTEIGTTTPAVTTSSESANSGSSKLVRRTRSLEREHTDSPAPHIPDPMTPFPDKCTYLGFEQLNQAAAGAGVPPQSPNGQRPPIAAKPNVPLKPPPPLPPARRPTMPTEPPPPPPTTSATGVIGLPPNKSHLYKTLASAAAKRAIFRSSPSQLTRSLDVDPTASDGNAGVAGDQSAAGNMDELARRKARRVSIVCGSGQGGQQDEVATPVTTVPMATASCVDLSTVLTHPAIKTFKMSHSTPNSPHSSRRRTNSNSMAAPPGTPVGGGHPEIGATASAPPSTTHHHHHRKEGSDPVPMTATVSRTKCSRRHSEGTVHTVHRNSAASGGAGGGHHHHSHSHHHPHSGMVISSNPHQSHHSHQDSNHETVTSLSDRNSNSFASSRESSTSFSMRSNRRKISVSSHTGGKIPWCGCWGNGCL comes from the exons ATGCTCCGAGAACGAAGACGTCATGCACACTATAAGCTAAACAGCAG ATTGGACAGAAAGTCTTCGCGGGGCATGATATACGAAAATGAGGAGCTCAGGCTGCGCACCATTAATATTAATGCAGAAGTGGAACGAG GGCAATCGGACATCAAGCGCCTGCGGCGGGAGAATGAGCAACTGCGTCGGGAGATCTGGACCTTGCGGGACGAGTGCGATAGGCTAAACAAACGCTTCAAGGCGAAGCTCAACGAGCACGAGTTTGGTGGATGCAGGGGCAGCGGGGGCAGTGGCGGCACATGCCACGCATACCGGTGCAGCGGCGGTGGGCGTGGGAGCGGAGGTTGTGATGCTAATAGTGAT GACTCTGACTCATGTGATACGTGTCGCGGAGCAGACGACGGGCACTGCAGCGACGAGTGCTGCCAGGAGGGAGGATCATGTGCGCCACCAAAGCCGCCACTTCCGCCGGAGGTGCCCAGCCACCCATCCCAATCTAAAAACGAGGATGGTAACAGCACCAACCAGACCAAGGAGCCGCAGCCCATGCACTTTGATCACCTGTCCGTGGTCTCCGAAGAAACGCTGAGTAACCCGGAGCTGATGCATgtccagcagcaggagcaccTCACGATATTCCCTCCACCAGACGCCCACGGATCGCAGAGCACGCTGCCCAGCATGATGGGACCGCTCACCCCGCTGACGCCCATTGAACTGGTGGCCAATCAGCTGAACGACCTGCAGGCGATGGTGCCACCATTGTCCTACTTTGAGAACATCCTGTCGCAGCATATGGGCGCACGAAATGCCG CCCAAACGCCCTCTCCGGAGTTGGGGACCAGTTCGAGCACCACCACCGGCAAGACGATGCGGCACACCAATGGGTGGGACTACAATCTGCAGTCGCCCTTCACTCAGCGCAAGTACAACGAGCCGTCGTCGCCGTCCCGCTCGCCTCCGCCACCTGTGAGCACGATGACCACATTTGTGCCCACGTCCACCCTGCAGACGATGCCCAAGATCGCGCTGAATGCCCCGCCACACCCACACCTGGCGGATGGTGGCGACATCGAAACGGTGGCCATCACCACAAATGCCGCGCAGCATGCGCTCAACAGTCCGAAGCACTTCTTTGCGCCGATCAAGCCGCGTTTGAAGCTCAACACCAAGCTGGCCAATCAGGGACAGGATCTCGAGCAGGACGATCTACCGCCGGGCTCACCGCCGCCGCCCTTGCGATATCCACCGGATATCTTCGTGAATAACGCCCTGGCCTCACCCTATCAGCGCCAAGTGTCCCCACAA ACGGACTCGGTCAACTTGGAGTCCATTCTGAACGACATCGAGACGATTTCGGAGGATATACTGGCCATTCAGCTTGAGAAGAGCAAGTCAAGGGACAACCTAAGCCACAATAATAACAAGGACGATGAGAGGGCGAAGAAACCCTATCGCTCCGAAATGAACCTGTATCTGCAGTATGACGGCACAAGTCCGACTATTTCACCCGCCACCACGGACACCCAAACAACGGAAATCGGAACAACTACACCGGCGGTGACCACGTCCAGCGAATCGGCAAACAGTGGCAGCAGTAAATTAGTGCGACGCACCCGATCCTTGGAGAGGGAGCACACCGACAGCCCTGCACCGCACATTCCGGACCCCATGACACCGTTTCCCGACAAGTGCACCTACCTGGGATTCGAGCAGCTGAACCAGGCGGCAGCTGGGGCCGGAGTGCCTCCCCAATCGCCGAATGGCCAGAGGCCTCCCATCGCAGCCAAGCCGAATGTACCGCTGAAACCACCGCCCCCGCTGCCACCAGCCCGCAGGCCAACCATGCCCACTGAACCACCGCCCCCGCCTCCAACCACTTCCGCTACCGGCGTAATCGGTCTGCCGCCCAACAAGAGTCACCTGTACAAGACACTCGCCTCGGCGGCTGCCAAAAGAGCCATCTTCCGCTCATCACCGTCGCAGTTAACCAGATCTCTGGACGTGGATCCCACTGCATCGGATGGGAACGCGGGCGTGGCAGGTGACCAGTCAGCTGCTGGAAAT ATGGACGAGTTGGCGCGGCGGAAGGCACGACGCGTATCCATCGTTTGCGGATCCGGACAGGGAGGCCAGCAAGACGAGGTGGCCACGCCCGTTACTACCGTGCCCATGGCTACCGCCAGTTGTGTGGACCTGAGCACAGTGCTCACTCATCCGGCAATCAAGACTTTCAAGATGAGTCACAGCACCCCCAACTCGCCGCATTCCTCGCGTCGTCGCACCAACAGTAACTCGATGGCAGCTCCACCGGGAACACCGGTGGGCGGTGGACACCCCGAAATAGGGGCCACAGCATCGGCACCGCCCAGCACCACCCATCATCACCACCATCGCAAGGAGGGCAGTGATCCGGTTCCCATGACGGCCACTGTTAGTCGGACCAAGTGCTCCAGGCGGCACTCCGAAGGCACCGTTCATACCGTTCACCGCAACAGTGCTGCCAGCGGAGGAGCAGGCGGTGGCCACCACCATCACAGccacagccaccaccacccgcACAGCGGAATGGTGATCAGTAGCAATCCGCACCAAAGCCACCATTCCCACCAGGACAGCAATCACGAGACGGTTACCTCGCTGTCCGATCGCAACTCCAACAGCTTCGCCTCCTCCCGCGAGTCCTCCACTAGCTTCAGCATGCGCTCCAATCGCCGGAAGATCTCGGTCAGTTCGCACACGGGCGGCAAGATCCCGTGGTGCGGCTGCTGGGGCAATGGATGCCTCTAG
- the LOC6614119 gene encoding verprolin isoform X9: MSSYYDTELDRKSSRGMIYENEELRLRTININAEVERGQSDIKRLRRENEQLRREIWTLRDECDRLNKRFKAKLNEHEFGGCRGSGGSGGTCHAYRCSGGGRGSGGCDANSDDSDSCDTCRGADDGHCSDECCQEGGSCAPPKPPLPPEVPSHPSQSKNEDGNSTNQTKEPQPMHFDHLSVVSEETLSNPELMHVQQQEHLTIFPPPDAHGSQSTLPSMMGPLTPLTPIELVANQLNDLQAMVPPLSYFENILSQHMGARNAAQTPSPELGTSSSTTTGKTMRHTNGWDYNLQSPFTQRKYNEPSSPSRSPPPPVSTMTTFVPTSTLQTMPKIALNAPPHPHLADGGDIETVAITTNAAQHALNSPKHFFAPIKPRLKLNTKLANQGQDLEQDDLPPGSPPPPLRYPPDIFVNNALASPYQRQVSPQTDSVNLESILNDIETISEDILAIQLEKSKSRDNLSHNNNKDDERAKKPYRSEMNLYLQYDGTSPTISPATTDTQTTEIGTTTPAVTTSSESANSGSSKLVRRTRSLEREHTDSPAPHIPDPMTPFPDKCTYLGFEQLNQAAAGAGVPPQSPNGQRPPIAAKPNVPLKPPPPLPPARRPTMPTEPPPPPPTTSATGVIGLPPNKSHLYKTLASAAAKRAIFRSSPSQLTRSLDVDPTASDGNAGVAGDQSAAGNMDELARRKARRVSIVCGSGQGGQQDEVATPVTTVPMATASCVDLSTVLTHPAIKTFKMSHSTPNSPHSSRRRTNSNSMAAPPGTPVGGGHPEIGATASAPPSTTHHHHHRKEGSDPVPMTATVSRTKCSRRHSEGTVHTVHRNSAASGGAGGGHHHHSHSHHHPHSGMVISSNPHQSHHSHQDSNHETVTSLSDRNSNSFASSRESSTSFSMRSNRRKISVSSHTGGKIPWCGCWGNGCL; the protein is encoded by the exons atgagtTCTTACTACGATACTGA ATTGGACAGAAAGTCTTCGCGGGGCATGATATACGAAAATGAGGAGCTCAGGCTGCGCACCATTAATATTAATGCAGAAGTGGAACGAG GGCAATCGGACATCAAGCGCCTGCGGCGGGAGAATGAGCAACTGCGTCGGGAGATCTGGACCTTGCGGGACGAGTGCGATAGGCTAAACAAACGCTTCAAGGCGAAGCTCAACGAGCACGAGTTTGGTGGATGCAGGGGCAGCGGGGGCAGTGGCGGCACATGCCACGCATACCGGTGCAGCGGCGGTGGGCGTGGGAGCGGAGGTTGTGATGCTAATAGTGAT GACTCTGACTCATGTGATACGTGTCGCGGAGCAGACGACGGGCACTGCAGCGACGAGTGCTGCCAGGAGGGAGGATCATGTGCGCCACCAAAGCCGCCACTTCCGCCGGAGGTGCCCAGCCACCCATCCCAATCTAAAAACGAGGATGGTAACAGCACCAACCAGACCAAGGAGCCGCAGCCCATGCACTTTGATCACCTGTCCGTGGTCTCCGAAGAAACGCTGAGTAACCCGGAGCTGATGCATgtccagcagcaggagcaccTCACGATATTCCCTCCACCAGACGCCCACGGATCGCAGAGCACGCTGCCCAGCATGATGGGACCGCTCACCCCGCTGACGCCCATTGAACTGGTGGCCAATCAGCTGAACGACCTGCAGGCGATGGTGCCACCATTGTCCTACTTTGAGAACATCCTGTCGCAGCATATGGGCGCACGAAATGCCG CCCAAACGCCCTCTCCGGAGTTGGGGACCAGTTCGAGCACCACCACCGGCAAGACGATGCGGCACACCAATGGGTGGGACTACAATCTGCAGTCGCCCTTCACTCAGCGCAAGTACAACGAGCCGTCGTCGCCGTCCCGCTCGCCTCCGCCACCTGTGAGCACGATGACCACATTTGTGCCCACGTCCACCCTGCAGACGATGCCCAAGATCGCGCTGAATGCCCCGCCACACCCACACCTGGCGGATGGTGGCGACATCGAAACGGTGGCCATCACCACAAATGCCGCGCAGCATGCGCTCAACAGTCCGAAGCACTTCTTTGCGCCGATCAAGCCGCGTTTGAAGCTCAACACCAAGCTGGCCAATCAGGGACAGGATCTCGAGCAGGACGATCTACCGCCGGGCTCACCGCCGCCGCCCTTGCGATATCCACCGGATATCTTCGTGAATAACGCCCTGGCCTCACCCTATCAGCGCCAAGTGTCCCCACAA ACGGACTCGGTCAACTTGGAGTCCATTCTGAACGACATCGAGACGATTTCGGAGGATATACTGGCCATTCAGCTTGAGAAGAGCAAGTCAAGGGACAACCTAAGCCACAATAATAACAAGGACGATGAGAGGGCGAAGAAACCCTATCGCTCCGAAATGAACCTGTATCTGCAGTATGACGGCACAAGTCCGACTATTTCACCCGCCACCACGGACACCCAAACAACGGAAATCGGAACAACTACACCGGCGGTGACCACGTCCAGCGAATCGGCAAACAGTGGCAGCAGTAAATTAGTGCGACGCACCCGATCCTTGGAGAGGGAGCACACCGACAGCCCTGCACCGCACATTCCGGACCCCATGACACCGTTTCCCGACAAGTGCACCTACCTGGGATTCGAGCAGCTGAACCAGGCGGCAGCTGGGGCCGGAGTGCCTCCCCAATCGCCGAATGGCCAGAGGCCTCCCATCGCAGCCAAGCCGAATGTACCGCTGAAACCACCGCCCCCGCTGCCACCAGCCCGCAGGCCAACCATGCCCACTGAACCACCGCCCCCGCCTCCAACCACTTCCGCTACCGGCGTAATCGGTCTGCCGCCCAACAAGAGTCACCTGTACAAGACACTCGCCTCGGCGGCTGCCAAAAGAGCCATCTTCCGCTCATCACCGTCGCAGTTAACCAGATCTCTGGACGTGGATCCCACTGCATCGGATGGGAACGCGGGCGTGGCAGGTGACCAGTCAGCTGCTGGAAAT ATGGACGAGTTGGCGCGGCGGAAGGCACGACGCGTATCCATCGTTTGCGGATCCGGACAGGGAGGCCAGCAAGACGAGGTGGCCACGCCCGTTACTACCGTGCCCATGGCTACCGCCAGTTGTGTGGACCTGAGCACAGTGCTCACTCATCCGGCAATCAAGACTTTCAAGATGAGTCACAGCACCCCCAACTCGCCGCATTCCTCGCGTCGTCGCACCAACAGTAACTCGATGGCAGCTCCACCGGGAACACCGGTGGGCGGTGGACACCCCGAAATAGGGGCCACAGCATCGGCACCGCCCAGCACCACCCATCATCACCACCATCGCAAGGAGGGCAGTGATCCGGTTCCCATGACGGCCACTGTTAGTCGGACCAAGTGCTCCAGGCGGCACTCCGAAGGCACCGTTCATACCGTTCACCGCAACAGTGCTGCCAGCGGAGGAGCAGGCGGTGGCCACCACCATCACAGccacagccaccaccacccgcACAGCGGAATGGTGATCAGTAGCAATCCGCACCAAAGCCACCATTCCCACCAGGACAGCAATCACGAGACGGTTACCTCGCTGTCCGATCGCAACTCCAACAGCTTCGCCTCCTCCCGCGAGTCCTCCACTAGCTTCAGCATGCGCTCCAATCGCCGGAAGATCTCGGTCAGTTCGCACACGGGCGGCAAGATCCCGTGGTGCGGCTGCTGGGGCAATGGATGCCTCTAG
- the LOC6614119 gene encoding verprolin isoform X3, which produces MLRERRRHAHYKLNSRLDRKSSRGMIYENEELRLRTININAEVERGQSDIKRLRRENEQLRREIWTLRDECDRLNKRFKAKLNEHEFGGCRGSGGSGGTCHAYRCSGGGRGSGGCDANSDDSDSCDTCRGADDGHCSDECCQEGGSCAPPKPPLPPEVPSHPSQSKNEDGNSTNQTKEPQPMHFDHLSVVSEETLSNPELMHVQQQEHLTIFPPPDAHGSQSTLPSMMGPLTPLTPIELVANQLNDLQAMVPPLSYFENILSQHMGARNAAQTPSPELGTSSSTTTGKTMRHTNGWDYNLQSPFTQRKYNEPSSPSRSPPPPVSTMTTFVPTSTLQTMPKIALNAPPHPHLADGGDIETVAITTNAAQHALNSPKHFFAPIKPRLKLNTKLANQGQDLEQDDLPPGSPPPPLRYPPDIFVNNALASPYQRQVSPQVSPRHRRSTHSHCHAHSHQRSRQRPKPSHCSLHRAVVDVAAAVGLGEVGPHPGSSVLDIYTAALAAAAAARCSPLPTARSVEPIYATAQKPGQNTCISATSVTQPVMTITTQSNKTTTTRWPSPQRLAASRAKAVGEAKRAAKSAENVSQTDSVNLESILNDIETISEDILAIQLEKSKSRDNLSHNNNKDDERAKKPYRSEMNLYLQYDGTSPTISPATTDTQTTEIGTTTPAVTTSSESANSGSSKLVRRTRSLEREHTDSPAPHIPDPMTPFPDKCTYLGFEQLNQAAAGAGVPPQSPNGQRPPIAAKPNVPLKPPPPLPPARRPTMPTEPPPPPPTTSATGVIGLPPNKSHLYKTLASAAAKRAIFRSSPSQLTRSLDVDPTASDGNAGVAGDQSAAGNMDELARRKARRVSIVCGSGQGGQQDEVATPVTTVPMATASCVDLSTVLTHPAIKTFKMSHSTPNSPHSSRRRTNSNSMAAPPGTPVGGGHPEIGATASAPPSTTHHHHHRKEGSDPVPMTATVSRTKCSRRHSEGTVHTVHRNSAASGGAGGGHHHHSHSHHHPHSGMVISSNPHQSHHSHQDSNHETVTSLSDRNSNSFASSRESSTSFSMRSNRRKISVSSHTGGKIPWCGCWGNGCL; this is translated from the exons ATGCTCCGAGAACGAAGACGTCATGCACACTATAAGCTAAACAGCAG ATTGGACAGAAAGTCTTCGCGGGGCATGATATACGAAAATGAGGAGCTCAGGCTGCGCACCATTAATATTAATGCAGAAGTGGAACGAG GGCAATCGGACATCAAGCGCCTGCGGCGGGAGAATGAGCAACTGCGTCGGGAGATCTGGACCTTGCGGGACGAGTGCGATAGGCTAAACAAACGCTTCAAGGCGAAGCTCAACGAGCACGAGTTTGGTGGATGCAGGGGCAGCGGGGGCAGTGGCGGCACATGCCACGCATACCGGTGCAGCGGCGGTGGGCGTGGGAGCGGAGGTTGTGATGCTAATAGTGAT GACTCTGACTCATGTGATACGTGTCGCGGAGCAGACGACGGGCACTGCAGCGACGAGTGCTGCCAGGAGGGAGGATCATGTGCGCCACCAAAGCCGCCACTTCCGCCGGAGGTGCCCAGCCACCCATCCCAATCTAAAAACGAGGATGGTAACAGCACCAACCAGACCAAGGAGCCGCAGCCCATGCACTTTGATCACCTGTCCGTGGTCTCCGAAGAAACGCTGAGTAACCCGGAGCTGATGCATgtccagcagcaggagcaccTCACGATATTCCCTCCACCAGACGCCCACGGATCGCAGAGCACGCTGCCCAGCATGATGGGACCGCTCACCCCGCTGACGCCCATTGAACTGGTGGCCAATCAGCTGAACGACCTGCAGGCGATGGTGCCACCATTGTCCTACTTTGAGAACATCCTGTCGCAGCATATGGGCGCACGAAATGCCG CCCAAACGCCCTCTCCGGAGTTGGGGACCAGTTCGAGCACCACCACCGGCAAGACGATGCGGCACACCAATGGGTGGGACTACAATCTGCAGTCGCCCTTCACTCAGCGCAAGTACAACGAGCCGTCGTCGCCGTCCCGCTCGCCTCCGCCACCTGTGAGCACGATGACCACATTTGTGCCCACGTCCACCCTGCAGACGATGCCCAAGATCGCGCTGAATGCCCCGCCACACCCACACCTGGCGGATGGTGGCGACATCGAAACGGTGGCCATCACCACAAATGCCGCGCAGCATGCGCTCAACAGTCCGAAGCACTTCTTTGCGCCGATCAAGCCGCGTTTGAAGCTCAACACCAAGCTGGCCAATCAGGGACAGGATCTCGAGCAGGACGATCTACCGCCGGGCTCACCGCCGCCGCCCTTGCGATATCCACCGGATATCTTCGTGAATAACGCCCTGGCCTCACCCTATCAGCGCCAAGTGTCCCCACAAGTAAGTCCTCGTCACCGACGGTCCACTCACTCgcattgccacgcccacagccaCCAGCGCAGCCGCCAACGCCCAAAGCCAAGCCACTGCTCCCTGCATCGGGCGGTGGTGGACGTGGCCGCTGCCGTGGGCTTGGGAGAGGTGGGTCCGCATCCGGGGTCCAGTGTTCTCGATATATACACCGCTGCTCTGgcggcagcagctgccgccAGGTGCTCACCGCTTCCAACGGCCAGATCCGTCGAACCCATCTACGCTACAGCACAAAAGCCGGGTCAAAATACGTGCATCTCGGCCACGTCTGTTACACAGCCGGTGATGACCATCACCACCCAATCCAACAAGACCACCACCACTAGGTGGCCTTCGCCCCAGAGATTGGCGGCCAGTCGAGCGAAGGCCGTTGGCGAGGCCAAGAGGGCGGCCAAGTCCGCGGAGAACGTCAGTCAG ACGGACTCGGTCAACTTGGAGTCCATTCTGAACGACATCGAGACGATTTCGGAGGATATACTGGCCATTCAGCTTGAGAAGAGCAAGTCAAGGGACAACCTAAGCCACAATAATAACAAGGACGATGAGAGGGCGAAGAAACCCTATCGCTCCGAAATGAACCTGTATCTGCAGTATGACGGCACAAGTCCGACTATTTCACCCGCCACCACGGACACCCAAACAACGGAAATCGGAACAACTACACCGGCGGTGACCACGTCCAGCGAATCGGCAAACAGTGGCAGCAGTAAATTAGTGCGACGCACCCGATCCTTGGAGAGGGAGCACACCGACAGCCCTGCACCGCACATTCCGGACCCCATGACACCGTTTCCCGACAAGTGCACCTACCTGGGATTCGAGCAGCTGAACCAGGCGGCAGCTGGGGCCGGAGTGCCTCCCCAATCGCCGAATGGCCAGAGGCCTCCCATCGCAGCCAAGCCGAATGTACCGCTGAAACCACCGCCCCCGCTGCCACCAGCCCGCAGGCCAACCATGCCCACTGAACCACCGCCCCCGCCTCCAACCACTTCCGCTACCGGCGTAATCGGTCTGCCGCCCAACAAGAGTCACCTGTACAAGACACTCGCCTCGGCGGCTGCCAAAAGAGCCATCTTCCGCTCATCACCGTCGCAGTTAACCAGATCTCTGGACGTGGATCCCACTGCATCGGATGGGAACGCGGGCGTGGCAGGTGACCAGTCAGCTGCTGGAAAT ATGGACGAGTTGGCGCGGCGGAAGGCACGACGCGTATCCATCGTTTGCGGATCCGGACAGGGAGGCCAGCAAGACGAGGTGGCCACGCCCGTTACTACCGTGCCCATGGCTACCGCCAGTTGTGTGGACCTGAGCACAGTGCTCACTCATCCGGCAATCAAGACTTTCAAGATGAGTCACAGCACCCCCAACTCGCCGCATTCCTCGCGTCGTCGCACCAACAGTAACTCGATGGCAGCTCCACCGGGAACACCGGTGGGCGGTGGACACCCCGAAATAGGGGCCACAGCATCGGCACCGCCCAGCACCACCCATCATCACCACCATCGCAAGGAGGGCAGTGATCCGGTTCCCATGACGGCCACTGTTAGTCGGACCAAGTGCTCCAGGCGGCACTCCGAAGGCACCGTTCATACCGTTCACCGCAACAGTGCTGCCAGCGGAGGAGCAGGCGGTGGCCACCACCATCACAGccacagccaccaccacccgcACAGCGGAATGGTGATCAGTAGCAATCCGCACCAAAGCCACCATTCCCACCAGGACAGCAATCACGAGACGGTTACCTCGCTGTCCGATCGCAACTCCAACAGCTTCGCCTCCTCCCGCGAGTCCTCCACTAGCTTCAGCATGCGCTCCAATCGCCGGAAGATCTCGGTCAGTTCGCACACGGGCGGCAAGATCCCGTGGTGCGGCTGCTGGGGCAATGGATGCCTCTAG